A window of Sulfurospirillum tamanense contains these coding sequences:
- the hisF gene encoding imidazole glycerol phosphate synthase subunit HisF: MEEFAKRIIPCLDVDNGRVVKGVNFVGLKDAGDPVEVAKRYNEEGADELTFLDITASHEGRDTIVDIVAKVAKEVFIPLTVGGGIRKLEDIYKLLHVGCDKVSINSAAIHRPEFINEAAQRFGTQCIVVAIDAKRTGDAWHVYINGGRIDTGKDALAWAKELQERGAGEILLTSMDCDGTKNGYDIPLTSQMSQMLDIPVIASGGAGTMEHIKDAFVNHADAALAASIFHFKEIDIMDLKRYLYDQGIAVRL, from the coding sequence ATGGAAGAATTTGCCAAGCGCATCATCCCTTGCCTTGATGTAGACAACGGCCGTGTCGTCAAGGGAGTAAATTTTGTTGGCCTCAAAGACGCGGGCGATCCGGTGGAAGTGGCAAAACGGTACAACGAAGAAGGGGCAGATGAACTCACCTTTTTAGACATCACCGCCTCCCACGAGGGGCGCGATACGATTGTTGATATTGTCGCTAAAGTTGCCAAGGAGGTGTTCATTCCTCTGACCGTTGGTGGCGGTATTCGTAAACTCGAAGACATTTACAAGCTTTTACATGTAGGGTGTGACAAGGTGAGTATCAACTCAGCCGCCATCCACCGCCCTGAGTTTATCAACGAAGCGGCCCAACGTTTTGGCACCCAGTGTATTGTCGTCGCAATCGACGCCAAGCGCACGGGAGACGCATGGCACGTGTACATCAATGGCGGGCGCATCGACACAGGCAAAGATGCGCTAGCGTGGGCCAAAGAGTTGCAAGAGCGCGGTGCGGGTGAGATTTTGCTCACGTCTATGGATTGTGATGGCACCAAAAATGGCTACGACATCCCGCTGACTTCTCAAATGAGCCAAATGCTTGACATTCCTGTCATAGCCAGTGGCGGGGCAGGGACGATGGAGCACATCAAAGACGCTTTTGTAAACCATGCGGACGCGGCCTTGGCTGCTTCGATTTTTCACTTTAAAGAGATAGACATTATGGATTTAAAACGCTACTTGTACGATCAAGGCATTGCGGTGCGCTTATGA
- the rsmA gene encoding 16S rRNA (adenine(1518)-N(6)/adenine(1519)-N(6))-dimethyltransferase RsmA, with protein sequence MGIKAKKMFGQNFLKDSSVLHQIIQSMPEDSPNALVEIGPGLGDLTQWLLQKRGVVAYEVDTDLCAYLNERFAKERKTEQFVLHQGDVLARWEKQETLATKPYDLVANLPYYIATAIILRALRDTQCQSLRVMVQKEVAQKFAAAPKEKHFGALGILAQLLGHVEVLFDVPPHAFEPPPKVTSSVLWIQKRREYVGGEHGVFKNEAQRDAFERYLRMAFSAPRKRWLKNMTLGFEKTLLASLLEEQALSLNSRPHEIDTATHHHLFKQLTKVNDYVRNEQQQQ encoded by the coding sequence ATGGGCATTAAAGCCAAAAAAATGTTTGGACAAAATTTTCTCAAAGATAGCTCCGTATTACACCAAATCATCCAATCGATGCCCGAAGATTCACCCAACGCATTGGTAGAAATCGGCCCTGGATTAGGTGATTTGACGCAGTGGCTACTCCAAAAAAGAGGTGTAGTAGCCTACGAAGTCGATACAGACTTGTGCGCTTATTTAAACGAAAGATTTGCCAAAGAACGCAAAACAGAACAGTTTGTTTTGCACCAAGGCGATGTGCTAGCCAGATGGGAAAAGCAGGAGACCTTAGCAACCAAGCCTTATGACTTGGTTGCTAACCTGCCCTATTACATCGCAACGGCCATTATTTTACGTGCTTTACGTGATACCCAGTGCCAAAGCCTTCGGGTGATGGTGCAAAAAGAGGTGGCACAAAAGTTTGCCGCTGCCCCAAAAGAAAAACATTTTGGAGCATTGGGAATTTTGGCCCAACTTTTAGGCCATGTTGAAGTGCTGTTTGATGTTCCGCCCCACGCTTTTGAGCCGCCACCCAAGGTGACTTCATCGGTGTTGTGGATACAAAAACGGCGCGAATACGTGGGCGGAGAGCATGGAGTGTTTAAAAATGAAGCCCAACGGGATGCTTTTGAACGGTATTTGAGAATGGCTTTTAGTGCCCCTCGCAAGCGCTGGTTAAAAAATATGACCTTGGGTTTTGAAAAAACACTTTTGGCTTCGTTACTAGAAGAACAGGCACTTTCGTTAAATAGCAGACCACATGAAATCGACACTGCGACGCATCATCACCTCTTTAAACAACTTACAAAGGTGAATGATTATGTCAGAAATGAACAACAACAGCAATAG
- a CDS encoding KpsF/GutQ family sugar-phosphate isomerase — protein sequence MHNYQQIAKEVLVLEAKELLRCAESLGEEIEEALRLVVNTKGKLVVTGVGKSGLVGAKIAATLASTGTSSFFLHPTEAMHGDLGMIGKEDAVLAISYSGESEELVRILPHIKRLGIPLIGMAKTKETTLGHYSDVFLSVHVEKEACPLDAAPTCSTTLTLALGDALAVCLMKCRNFQKEDFASFHPGGSLGKRLFVRVSDMMRTQNLPIISAKTPLKEAITVMSEGRLGSVLLVDEEEKLVAILSDGDLRRALMQEDFSLENSSLCYATKNPKTFTNENMLASDALALIESYKIQLVVVTDTQARPIGVLHIHDLVEAGIQ from the coding sequence ATGCATAATTATCAGCAAATTGCTAAAGAAGTGTTAGTGCTAGAAGCTAAAGAGTTGTTGCGTTGTGCCGAATCTTTGGGCGAAGAAATTGAAGAAGCATTGAGACTTGTGGTAAATACAAAAGGAAAGCTTGTGGTGACGGGTGTTGGCAAGAGTGGCCTTGTGGGCGCAAAAATTGCCGCAACCCTAGCCAGTACGGGCACAAGTAGTTTTTTCCTTCACCCCACCGAAGCCATGCACGGAGACTTGGGAATGATTGGAAAAGAAGACGCAGTGCTTGCCATTAGCTATAGTGGCGAGAGCGAAGAGTTGGTGCGTATTTTGCCCCACATTAAGCGTCTTGGGATTCCACTCATTGGTATGGCAAAGACCAAAGAGACAACACTAGGACACTACAGTGACGTATTTTTATCTGTCCATGTGGAAAAAGAGGCTTGCCCTTTAGACGCAGCACCGACGTGTTCGACGACCCTAACGTTAGCTTTAGGGGATGCGTTGGCCGTGTGTTTGATGAAGTGCCGTAATTTTCAAAAAGAAGATTTTGCCTCCTTTCATCCAGGCGGCAGTTTGGGCAAACGGTTGTTTGTGCGTGTTAGTGATATGATGCGCACGCAAAACCTACCCATTATTAGCGCTAAAACCCCATTAAAAGAGGCCATCACTGTGATGAGCGAAGGGAGACTAGGAAGCGTTTTGTTAGTAGATGAAGAGGAAAAGCTGGTTGCCATTTTAAGCGATGGTGATTTGCGACGTGCCCTTATGCAAGAGGATTTTTCGCTTGAAAACTCTTCATTGTGCTATGCTACCAAAAACCCTAAAACGTTTACTAACGAAAACATGTTAGCCAGTGACGCGTTAGCCTTGATTGAATCCTATAAGATTCAATTGGTGGTTGTTACTGATACTCAAGCACGCCCTATTGGGGTGTTGCATATTCACGATCTCGTGGAAGCAGGCATTCAATGA
- a CDS encoding fumarylacetoacetate hydrolase family protein gives MRTILCNETPIVPSTLFCIGRNYAEHIKELGNETPETPVIFFKPNSTLAELLHVSEHDEPIHYEAEIVFVVGDEGYKAAGIGLDLTKRTLQSALKAKGLPWERAKAFRGAALVSPCTSFTCKEALRLELWINNVLAQEGKVEQMLYTPEALLEELRAFVDVSENDLVFTGTPKGVGVVQVGDVFVGKLYEGDQLLVEQTWRAC, from the coding sequence ATGCGTACAATTTTATGCAATGAAACCCCAATAGTTCCTAGCACCCTCTTTTGTATCGGGAGAAATTATGCCGAGCATATTAAGGAGCTTGGTAATGAAACCCCAGAAACTCCTGTGATTTTTTTCAAACCCAACAGTACATTAGCAGAATTGTTACATGTAAGCGAGCACGATGAGCCTATTCATTACGAGGCAGAGATTGTTTTTGTGGTGGGCGATGAAGGCTATAAAGCCGCGGGCATTGGACTGGACCTTACCAAGCGAACTTTGCAAAGCGCGCTTAAGGCTAAAGGATTGCCATGGGAGCGCGCCAAAGCATTTCGCGGTGCTGCACTAGTTAGCCCTTGCACCTCCTTTACATGTAAAGAAGCATTACGATTGGAGCTTTGGATCAATAACGTGTTAGCACAAGAAGGCAAGGTAGAGCAGATGCTGTACACGCCCGAAGCCCTTCTCGAAGAACTGCGTGCGTTTGTGGATGTTAGCGAAAATGACCTCGTGTTTACGGGGACACCCAAAGGCGTGGGTGTCGTTCAGGTGGGCGATGTGTTTGTGGGAAAATTGTACGAAGGAGACCAGTTGCTTGTTGAACAAACATGGCGGGCGTGTTAG
- a CDS encoding pseudouridine synthase, translating to MNPETKRLNKFISHNTKYSRREADKLIQEGKVRVNNHIATDLATQIKEGDKVKINERPVRQKEDFTVLVYHKQKGELVSKKDDRGRKTIYDTLPKRYANYLSVGRLDFASEGLLLLTDSPVIASALMHSDLERMYYLKIKGEVTPAMIEAMRNGLVAADATKGGHEKSEIRSMTFAPFLAYGILNSTGGYTRLKVVISEGKNRELRRFFGYFDADVVELKRVSYGRVSLDMLKPGKHRFLENSEYEDLRSFLKERGIRY from the coding sequence ATGAACCCCGAAACCAAACGGCTTAATAAATTTATTTCTCATAACACCAAATACTCACGGCGTGAGGCAGACAAGCTTATTCAAGAGGGTAAGGTGCGGGTGAACAACCATATCGCTACCGACCTTGCGACGCAAATCAAAGAGGGCGATAAAGTCAAAATCAACGAACGCCCCGTACGCCAAAAAGAAGATTTTACCGTTTTGGTGTACCACAAGCAAAAAGGCGAGTTGGTGAGTAAAAAGGATGACCGTGGACGCAAAACCATCTACGACACCTTGCCAAAGCGTTATGCTAACTACCTCAGTGTGGGGCGTCTTGATTTCGCGAGCGAGGGATTATTGCTTCTCACAGACTCTCCCGTCATCGCTTCAGCGCTCATGCACAGTGATTTGGAGCGGATGTATTACCTAAAAATCAAAGGCGAAGTGACGCCTGCGATGATTGAAGCCATGCGCAACGGCCTTGTGGCAGCCGATGCCACCAAAGGTGGGCATGAAAAAAGTGAGATTAGGTCTATGACCTTTGCACCCTTTTTGGCCTATGGCATTTTAAATAGCACAGGGGGCTACACAAGACTTAAAGTAGTCATTAGTGAAGGTAAAAACCGTGAACTACGCCGCTTTTTTGGCTATTTTGATGCCGATGTGGTGGAACTAAAACGGGTAAGTTATGGTCGCGTGAGCCTAGACATGCTAAAGCCTGGCAAGCACCGCTTTTTAGAAAACAGTGAGTATGAAGATTTGCGCAGTTTCTTAAAAGAACGAGGCATCCGCTACTAA
- the rlmN gene encoding 23S rRNA (adenine(2503)-C(2))-methyltransferase RlmN, producing the protein MKPSLLDFTKEELAQALSPSFRAKQVFKWIYQGYVDDIEAMSNLPKAMREHLGQTYDLTPLHVVREEISQDGSAKVLFQLRDGHTIESVLLPMKEEVVDEEGRRVSHPKFTICISSQVGCKIGCTFCFTAKGGFVRNLSAGEIVGQVLAIKKRHNIAPERRVNIVYMGMGEPLDNLPEVVKAVKIFADIDGLSISPKRQTISTSGLSHQIKKLGEMNLGILLAISLHAVDDALRQELMPINKAYNIASIIEAVKAFPIDERKRVMFEYLVIRGRNDDLGSAKKLVTLLHGIKAKVNLIYFNPHEGSAYQRPELKAMEAFRDYLNAHGIVCTIRQSKGLDISAACGQLKERSTHDRT; encoded by the coding sequence ATGAAACCCTCTCTTTTAGACTTTACCAAGGAAGAGCTCGCCCAAGCACTTAGCCCGAGTTTTCGTGCAAAACAGGTGTTTAAATGGATTTACCAAGGCTACGTGGATGACATAGAAGCCATGTCCAACCTCCCCAAAGCCATGCGCGAACACCTTGGGCAAACCTATGATTTGACACCTTTACATGTAGTCCGTGAAGAGATTAGCCAAGATGGTAGTGCTAAAGTGTTGTTTCAATTGCGTGATGGACACACCATAGAATCTGTGCTTTTGCCCATGAAAGAAGAAGTGGTGGACGAAGAAGGCAGACGCGTGAGCCATCCCAAGTTTACCATTTGCATCTCTTCGCAAGTGGGTTGTAAGATTGGGTGCACCTTTTGTTTTACCGCAAAAGGGGGTTTTGTGCGCAACCTAAGCGCGGGTGAGATCGTAGGCCAGGTGCTTGCCATCAAAAAACGGCACAACATCGCACCCGAACGTCGGGTCAACATCGTCTACATGGGCATGGGTGAACCACTGGATAATCTTCCTGAAGTGGTCAAAGCAGTAAAGATTTTTGCAGACATTGACGGGCTTTCCATCTCTCCCAAACGCCAAACAATCTCCACCAGCGGCCTTAGCCACCAAATCAAAAAATTGGGTGAAATGAATTTAGGCATATTACTTGCCATCTCTTTGCATGCGGTAGATGATGCCTTGCGTCAAGAGCTGATGCCCATCAACAAAGCTTACAACATCGCTTCTATCATTGAAGCAGTCAAAGCCTTTCCTATTGATGAGCGCAAGCGGGTGATGTTTGAGTACCTTGTCATTCGTGGGCGCAACGATGACCTTGGAAGTGCTAAAAAATTGGTGACACTATTGCATGGCATTAAGGCAAAAGTGAACCTTATCTATTTTAACCCGCACGAGGGCAGTGCTTACCAGCGTCCAGAACTTAAAGCCATGGAAGCCTTTAGGGACTACCTCAATGCGCACGGAATCGTCTGCACGATTCGTCAGTCTAAAGGGCTAGACATCAGCGCTGCGTGCGGACAACTCAAAGAAAGGAGCACCCATGACCGTACTTGA
- the purB gene encoding adenylosuccinate lyase → MVERYAREVMKQKWTVQAKYDAWLEVEKAAVKAWNKLGLIPDEDTQKILANAAFDIARIDEIEQETKHDVIAFLTSVSESLGDESRWVHYGMTSSDCIDTAVALQMRDSLKLIIEDVNALMAALKTRAMEHKMTLMVGRSHGIHGEPITFGLVLAIWHDEIKRSLENLEHVMKTISVGQISGAMGNFAHAPLELEEFVCEELGLTCAPASNQVIQRDRYAALMNALALLASSCEKIAVAVRHYQRTEVYEAEEFFSKGQKGSSAMPHKRNPVLTENITGLCRMIRSYAMPALENVALWHERDISHSSVERFILPDGFITTDFMLARLTGVIEKLVVYPENMMRNLNLTGGLVFSQRILLELPALNVSREDAYKIVQRNAMKVWADLQQGKPALNAQGESLFLQNLLEDADLRAKLDEAHIRACFDYSYYTKNVDKIFARVFGESAC, encoded by the coding sequence ATGGTTGAAAGATACGCACGGGAAGTTATGAAGCAAAAGTGGACCGTTCAGGCCAAGTACGATGCGTGGCTTGAAGTAGAAAAAGCGGCCGTCAAGGCATGGAACAAACTTGGACTTATTCCCGATGAAGACACGCAAAAAATTCTAGCAAACGCCGCCTTTGACATCGCACGCATTGACGAAATCGAGCAAGAAACCAAGCACGACGTCATTGCCTTTTTAACCAGTGTTTCTGAAAGCCTTGGGGACGAGAGCCGTTGGGTGCACTACGGCATGACCAGTAGCGACTGCATCGACACCGCTGTAGCCCTCCAGATGCGCGATTCTTTGAAACTTATCATCGAAGACGTAAACGCATTGATGGCGGCTCTAAAAACCCGCGCCATGGAACACAAAATGACCCTCATGGTCGGACGCAGCCACGGCATTCACGGCGAGCCCATCACCTTTGGACTCGTGCTTGCCATCTGGCATGATGAAATCAAGCGCTCTTTAGAAAACCTAGAACACGTCATGAAAACCATCAGCGTCGGACAAATCAGTGGTGCCATGGGCAACTTCGCCCACGCGCCTTTAGAACTTGAAGAGTTTGTCTGCGAAGAACTTGGCCTTACGTGCGCTCCTGCTTCCAACCAAGTCATCCAACGGGATCGTTACGCGGCACTGATGAACGCCCTCGCGCTTTTGGCGTCTAGTTGCGAAAAAATCGCTGTTGCGGTACGCCACTACCAACGCACCGAAGTTTACGAAGCGGAAGAGTTTTTTAGCAAAGGCCAAAAAGGCAGCTCTGCCATGCCCCACAAGCGCAATCCTGTCCTCACCGAGAACATCACTGGCCTGTGTCGCATGATTCGCTCCTATGCCATGCCAGCGCTAGAAAACGTCGCTTTGTGGCACGAGCGCGACATCTCCCACAGCTCCGTAGAGCGGTTCATCTTGCCCGATGGGTTCATCACCACTGATTTTATGCTTGCACGCCTTACCGGAGTCATTGAAAAACTGGTGGTTTACCCTGAAAATATGATGCGCAACCTCAACCTCACGGGCGGCCTTGTCTTTTCCCAACGCATCTTGCTAGAGCTTCCTGCCCTCAACGTTTCCCGCGAAGACGCGTACAAAATCGTCCAACGCAACGCCATGAAAGTGTGGGCCGACCTCCAACAAGGTAAACCTGCCCTTAACGCCCAAGGGGAAAGCCTCTTTTTGCAAAACCTACTAGAAGATGCGGACTTGCGGGCAAAGCTTGATGAAGCGCACATCCGCGCCTGCTTTGACTACAGTTACTACACTAAAAATGTCGATAAAATCTTTGCCCGAGTCTTTGGAGAAAGCGCATGCTAA
- a CDS encoding ribonuclease J, which produces MNNNSNSDSSSNNPNPTSSEAPAKPRRRRRPRKPQGQKPALQDVGTPATSEAPVQASTPVNTPESRANKSAQGNKNRRKNASTPIVGNEPWQKEIGRVIEANKRAHDERLKPNTTINANTTKVRITPLGGLGEIGGNITVVETETSAIIIDVGMSFPSEDMHGVDILVPDFDYLRKIKDKIKGIVITHAHEDHIGAIPYLFKEMQFPLYGTPLPLGMLSNKFDEHGLKQAKKLFRPVEKRKIYQIGEFDVEWMHITHSIIDASALAITCKAGTIFHTGDFKIDHTPIDGYVSDLNRFAEYGEKGVLCMLSDSTNSHKEGFTRSESSVGKTFDAIFSKAKGRVIMSTFSSNIHRVYQAIDHGLNYGRKVAVIGRSMERNLEMARELGYIDLDKSIFIDANEVHKYPDHEVLIVTTGSQGETMAALYRMATDEHRHIKIKPTDQIIISAKAIPGNENSVSKVLNFLLKSGASVAYQDFSEIHVSGHAAQEEQKLMLRLLKPKFFIPVHGELNHTIKHQETAIKCGVDPKNTIIMEDGDQIEVCGKYIKKVKTIKTGKVFIDNQINKQIADDVVIDRQKLAESGVVMIIAQINRDDHKLAAKPRVVSYGLVPDREDKNFSKEMEEVLIQFITNAKKELLQNQRALENEVRQVVRKHIFRSLKKYPTIVPTIFVM; this is translated from the coding sequence ATGAACAACAACAGCAATAGCGACTCCAGTAGCAACAACCCTAATCCAACTTCTTCTGAGGCGCCAGCAAAACCCCGTAGACGTAGACGTCCTCGAAAGCCACAAGGGCAAAAACCAGCGCTTCAAGACGTTGGAACACCTGCTACTTCTGAGGCGCCAGTGCAGGCTTCAACCCCTGTAAATACACCCGAAAGCAGAGCAAATAAATCAGCCCAAGGCAATAAAAACCGACGTAAAAATGCTTCAACGCCGATTGTGGGCAATGAGCCGTGGCAAAAAGAGATTGGGCGGGTGATTGAGGCAAACAAACGGGCCCATGATGAGCGTCTAAAACCCAATACAACTATCAATGCCAACACAACAAAAGTACGTATCACGCCTTTAGGCGGTCTTGGTGAAATTGGTGGAAACATTACCGTGGTGGAGACTGAAACCAGTGCGATTATTATTGACGTGGGAATGAGTTTTCCCAGTGAAGACATGCACGGGGTAGACATTTTAGTGCCCGATTTTGATTATCTTCGTAAAATTAAAGATAAAATTAAAGGTATTGTCATTACCCATGCCCACGAAGACCACATCGGTGCCATTCCTTACCTTTTTAAAGAGATGCAATTTCCTCTTTATGGTACTCCATTGCCTCTTGGAATGCTTTCTAATAAATTTGACGAGCATGGTCTAAAGCAAGCTAAAAAGCTTTTCCGTCCTGTAGAAAAACGCAAAATTTATCAGATTGGGGAGTTTGATGTAGAGTGGATGCACATCACCCATTCCATCATCGATGCCTCCGCGTTGGCTATTACATGTAAAGCCGGCACCATCTTCCACACGGGCGATTTTAAAATCGACCACACGCCCATTGATGGCTATGTGAGCGACTTGAACCGTTTTGCGGAGTATGGAGAAAAAGGCGTTTTGTGTATGCTAAGCGACAGTACTAATTCCCATAAAGAAGGCTTTACGCGCTCTGAAAGTTCTGTGGGTAAAACCTTTGATGCTATTTTTTCCAAAGCTAAAGGCCGCGTGATTATGTCCACCTTTTCTTCCAACATTCACCGTGTGTACCAAGCCATTGACCACGGATTAAATTATGGGCGAAAAGTAGCCGTCATTGGCCGCTCTATGGAGCGCAACCTTGAGATGGCACGCGAACTTGGGTATATCGATCTGGATAAAAGTATTTTTATTGATGCTAATGAAGTGCACAAATACCCCGACCATGAAGTACTCATCGTTACCACAGGAAGTCAAGGGGAAACCATGGCGGCCCTTTATCGCATGGCAACAGACGAGCACCGCCACATCAAAATCAAGCCCACCGATCAGATCATTATCTCCGCTAAAGCCATCCCTGGCAATGAAAACAGTGTCTCAAAAGTGTTGAACTTTTTATTGAAGAGTGGCGCGAGTGTAGCGTATCAAGATTTTAGTGAGATTCACGTCAGTGGCCATGCTGCCCAAGAAGAGCAAAAACTTATGTTACGTCTTTTGAAGCCAAAATTCTTCATTCCTGTGCACGGAGAGCTTAACCACACCATTAAGCACCAAGAAACCGCCATTAAATGTGGTGTAGATCCCAAAAACACCATTATTATGGAAGATGGGGATCAGATTGAAGTGTGCGGAAAGTACATTAAAAAAGTTAAAACTATCAAGACGGGCAAAGTTTTTATTGACAATCAAATCAACAAACAAATTGCCGATGATGTAGTGATTGATCGCCAAAAATTAGCAGAATCTGGTGTGGTGATGATTATCGCCCAAATCAACAGAGATGACCATAAACTAGCTGCAAAACCACGGGTTGTGAGTTACGGTTTGGTGCCTGACCGCGAAGATAAGAATTTTTCAAAAGAGATGGAAGAGGTGTTGATTCAATTTATCACTAACGCCAAAAAAGAGCTGTTGCAAAACCAACGTGCTCTTGAAAATGAAGTGCGCCAAGTGGTGCGAAAGCATATTTTCCGCTCGCTCAAAAAATACCCTACTATCGTACCAACCATTTTTGTAATGTAG
- a CDS encoding RluA family pseudouridine synthase → MDVLGLGMKEAQRYVDRGRVYQDGVVITEKNQRLVGLVDVVVYVPESQGLNPCFEEEDFALFDKPSGLLVHPTSRKTTYSLYDEILHHFGEEAKIVHRLDRETSGLILVAKHKKAEVALKQCFEKRQVAKTYLALVRGQMREPLHVNAPLLNNQDYSDIKLRMVVDERGKPSQTDFEPLSYFPDIDATLVKATPHTGRQHQIRVHLFHVKHPILGDPLYGVPTWVSERYLDEVLALEERLEWMGANRLLLHANTLAFTFEEKNYTFASLQDTAALFYAFGKEKNAYNFMQ, encoded by the coding sequence ATGGACGTTTTGGGTCTTGGCATGAAAGAAGCGCAGCGCTATGTAGACCGTGGTCGCGTGTACCAAGACGGTGTGGTCATTACAGAAAAAAACCAACGCCTTGTTGGCCTTGTAGATGTGGTGGTGTATGTCCCAGAGTCTCAAGGTTTAAATCCTTGTTTTGAAGAAGAAGACTTTGCCCTTTTTGACAAGCCAAGCGGTTTGTTGGTGCATCCTACTAGTCGTAAAACAACCTACTCTTTGTACGATGAAATCTTACATCATTTTGGTGAAGAAGCGAAGATTGTCCATCGTCTTGACAGGGAAACGAGCGGGTTGATTTTGGTGGCAAAACACAAAAAAGCCGAAGTAGCACTCAAGCAGTGTTTTGAAAAACGTCAAGTGGCCAAAACATATCTTGCTTTAGTGCGAGGGCAGATGAGGGAACCTTTACATGTAAACGCCCCGCTTTTAAATAATCAAGATTACAGTGACATTAAACTGCGCATGGTAGTGGACGAACGCGGCAAGCCTTCTCAGACAGATTTTGAACCCCTTTCTTATTTTCCTGACATTGATGCAACCCTAGTAAAAGCCACACCCCATACAGGGCGGCAACATCAAATCCGTGTGCATTTGTTTCACGTGAAACATCCTATTTTGGGTGACCCTTTATACGGGGTCCCGACGTGGGTTAGTGAGCGTTATTTGGATGAAGTTCTCGCCCTAGAAGAGCGTTTAGAGTGGATGGGCGCAAACCGTCTGCTCTTGCACGCTAACACGTTAGCCTTTACTTTTGAGGAGAAAAACTACACGTTCGCCTCTTTGCAAGACACCGCTGCCCTCTTTTATGCCTTTGGAAAGGAAAAAAATGCGTACAATTTTATGCAATGA
- a CDS encoding phosphorylase family protein, which translates to MIVCAGASEQFSFAKPIGIGLVDSTIALTRLCLECKPEHLLFVGSAGSYGKLSLLEACVSTHARNLEGTALLQKAYSPLSLNISHHSPYVSRETLPQVVVNSSNYITADEALCTEFLAAECAVENMEFYAVLRVAEMFNIPAFGLFVVTNYCHKDAHKAFLANHQEAKARLEFLVHTHWKHLQ; encoded by the coding sequence ATGATTGTTTGTGCGGGTGCGAGCGAGCAGTTTTCTTTTGCCAAGCCTATTGGCATCGGATTAGTAGACAGCACTATCGCACTGACACGCTTGTGCTTGGAATGCAAACCAGAGCATTTGCTTTTTGTAGGAAGTGCGGGAAGTTATGGAAAACTTTCTTTGCTTGAAGCGTGCGTAAGCACCCATGCACGCAATCTCGAGGGAACGGCGCTTCTTCAAAAGGCCTATTCACCCCTTTCTCTAAATATCTCCCACCATTCACCCTATGTTTCACGTGAAACATTGCCACAGGTTGTTGTCAATTCCAGCAACTACATCACCGCAGATGAGGCGCTTTGTACTGAATTTTTAGCAGCAGAATGCGCTGTGGAAAATATGGAATTTTACGCGGTTTTGCGCGTAGCAGAAATGTTTAACATCCCCGCTTTTGGTCTTTTTGTGGTGACAAACTATTGTCATAAAGATGCACATAAGGCTTTTTTAGCCAACCATCAAGAAGCCAAAGCGCGCCTTGAATTTTTAGTTCACACACACTGGAAACACCTACAATGA